The genomic window GTCATCAGGATGCGCCAAAATCTCACCCCGGTGAGGATTCGTTGTAACCTCTCCGCCTGGGTCTAAATCAACTCCGTAGACGAGGAGGATCTCCCATGTTCTTTCAGGCTCCGTCTATGCCACAAACGGACCATCAGGAAATCATCACCATGGTCTCCAGAGATACTACAACCGATGTAGGTGGGCCGGTCCGTTATCTCTCCACGCCTGCTCCTGAAGTGTCTTCCGTCATCCTCACCCTTCCCCCCGGAGGAAAAACCGACTGGATGACCCACCCTGTGCCAGGCTACATCTACATTCTGGAAGGTGAGTTGACCGTAGAGTTTGAGGATGGCCACCGTCTTCACTACCATGCCGGACAGGCCTTCATGCAGGCCCACACCCAATGGCACCGCGGAATCAATGAAGGCAAAACGCAGATGCGTTTTCTCGCCGTCTTTTTTGGTGAAAAAGGCACTCCTGTTGTCCTTCATCCCCCAAAAACGTCGCATTAAAAGCACTGTCTCTTCTTCCGTCCAGTCGGTTTTTTGTACCAGGTGTCTTTCTCTTTCCTGGTACATTTCTCCGGCTGGCCCCATAATGCCTTAACACCTTTTTATGCTGATCGAATTCAGATATAGCTGAAGATGCCGCCCCGCCGTTTGCAGACATCCTGCCTTTTTATCCAGGCGGTCTAGCGCCATCGCCCCCTCCAGCAGCGAGATCATCACGGCTGCCACTTCCTTGGGAACAATTTCAGGCTTAACTTCCTTCCGGCGCTGGCCTTCTTCCAACGTTCCCTCGATCAGCATCCTCCACTGCTTTAGCGCCTCTTTCGCGGCTTTTTTTAGTGCTGCATTGCCATCGTCGCTATCGGTAATGGTGTTCAGCAGCGGGCATCCGCCAGGAAAAGCAGGAAGGGAGACAACGTTCTCCAAATGGACCCTGAGTTTCGCAATAGCATCGGTTGCCGTGTCCATCCCAGCCATCCGGGCCTTGCTTGTTTCACTCCAGGCATGTTCAAAAGCGGCCACCGCCAGCTCTTCTTTTGTGGCGAAATGGCCGTATAGGCTGCCCTTCTCCAACCCAACCGCTT from Pseudacidobacterium ailaaui includes these protein-coding regions:
- a CDS encoding cupin domain-containing protein; this translates as MFFQAPSMPQTDHQEIITMVSRDTTTDVGGPVRYLSTPAPEVSSVILTLPPGGKTDWMTHPVPGYIYILEGELTVEFEDGHRLHYHAGQAFMQAHTQWHRGINEGKTQMRFLAVFFGEKGTPVVLHPPKTSH
- a CDS encoding TetR/AcrR family transcriptional regulator is translated as MLCWDRMVRAASSYTTDRNCPGRDSAWCCAERETKRHICAASRAQPGEPEAIWNTASCETKRVRRVETDMSKGAETRKRIIAKAAPLFNRKGYEGCSMQDIVEAVGLEKGSLYGHFATKEELAVAAFEHAWSETSKARMAGMDTATDAIAKLRVHLENVVSLPAFPGGCPLLNTITDSDDGNAALKKAAKEALKQWRMLIEGTLEEGQRRKEVKPEIVPKEVAAVMISLLEGAMALDRLDKKAGCLQTAGRHLQLYLNSISIKRC